The following are encoded together in the Jaculus jaculus isolate mJacJac1 chromosome 3, mJacJac1.mat.Y.cur, whole genome shotgun sequence genome:
- the Cln5 gene encoding ceroid-lipofuscinosis neuronal protein 5 isoform X1 has protein sequence MSRRWVLAVLWLTTTLGWHPASGDRSRRRWPVPYKRFSFRPEPDPYCQAKYTFCPAGSPIPLMKDKDVIEVLRLQAPVWEFKYGDLLGNLKIMHDAIGFRSTLTGKNYTMEWYELFQLGNCTFPHLRPEMDAPFWCNQGAACFFEGIDDIHWKENGTLVPIATISGNTFNKMAQWVKQDNETGIYYETWTVQAGPGKGVETWFESYDCSKFVLRTYEKLAEFGAEFKRTETNYTRIFLFSGEPTYLGNETSIFGPKGNKTLALAIKKFYSPFKPHLSTKQFLWSLLQIFDSVIMHRQFYLFYNFEYWFLPMRFPFIKITYEEIPLPARHKTRPGS, from the exons ATGTCCCGGCGCTGGGTGCTGGCAGTGCTGTGGCTGACGACGACGCTGGGCTGGCACCCGGCCTCGGGCGACCGCTCCCGGCGCCGCTGGCCCGTGCCCTACAA ACGTTTTTCCTTCCGTCCAGAGCCGGATCCTTATTGTCAAGCTAAGTATACCTTCTGTCCCGCTGGCTCACCCATCCCACTTATGAAGGACAAGGATGTCATTGAAGTGTTAAGACTGCAAGCCCCCGTTTGGGAATTTAAATATGGAGACCTTCTGGGGAACTTG AAAATTATGCATGATGCCATCGGGTTCAGGAGTACACTAACTGGCAAGAACTACACGATGGAATGGTATGAGCTTTTCCAGCTTGGCAACTGTACATTTCCCCACCTTCGGCCTGAGATGGATGCCCCTTTCTGGTGTAACCAAGGAGCTGCCTGCTTTTTTGAAGGAATTGATGATATCCACTGGAAGGAAAATGGGACATTGGTTCCAATAGCGACCATATCTG GAAACACATTTAACAAAATGGCACAATGGGTGAAACAGGACAACGAGACAGGGATTTATTACGAGACATGGACTGTCCAAGCTGGCCCAGGAAAAGGAGTGGAGACATGGTTTGAGTCCTACGACTGTTCAAAATTTGTGTTAAGGACCTATGAGAAGTTGGCTGAATTTGGAGCAGAATTCAAGAGGACAGAAACCAACTATacaagaatatttctttttagtGGAGAACCTACTTACCTGGGAAATGAAACATCTATTTTTGGACCAAAAGGAAACAAGACTCTTGCTTTAgccataaaaaaattttattctccTTTCAAACCACATTTGTCAACTAAACAATTCCTATGGAGTCTCTTGCAGATTTTTGACTCGGTGATTATGCACAGGCAGTTCTACCTGttttataattttgaatattGGTTTCTACCTATGAGATTCCCATTTATTAAAATAACATACGAAGAAATCCCTTTACCTGCCAGACATAAGACACGCCCTGGTTCTTAA
- the Cln5 gene encoding ceroid-lipofuscinosis neuronal protein 5 isoform X2 — protein MKDKDVIEVLRLQAPVWEFKYGDLLGNLKIMHDAIGFRSTLTGKNYTMEWYELFQLGNCTFPHLRPEMDAPFWCNQGAACFFEGIDDIHWKENGTLVPIATISGNTFNKMAQWVKQDNETGIYYETWTVQAGPGKGVETWFESYDCSKFVLRTYEKLAEFGAEFKRTETNYTRIFLFSGEPTYLGNETSIFGPKGNKTLALAIKKFYSPFKPHLSTKQFLWSLLQIFDSVIMHRQFYLFYNFEYWFLPMRFPFIKITYEEIPLPARHKTRPGS, from the exons ATGAAGGACAAGGATGTCATTGAAGTGTTAAGACTGCAAGCCCCCGTTTGGGAATTTAAATATGGAGACCTTCTGGGGAACTTG AAAATTATGCATGATGCCATCGGGTTCAGGAGTACACTAACTGGCAAGAACTACACGATGGAATGGTATGAGCTTTTCCAGCTTGGCAACTGTACATTTCCCCACCTTCGGCCTGAGATGGATGCCCCTTTCTGGTGTAACCAAGGAGCTGCCTGCTTTTTTGAAGGAATTGATGATATCCACTGGAAGGAAAATGGGACATTGGTTCCAATAGCGACCATATCTG GAAACACATTTAACAAAATGGCACAATGGGTGAAACAGGACAACGAGACAGGGATTTATTACGAGACATGGACTGTCCAAGCTGGCCCAGGAAAAGGAGTGGAGACATGGTTTGAGTCCTACGACTGTTCAAAATTTGTGTTAAGGACCTATGAGAAGTTGGCTGAATTTGGAGCAGAATTCAAGAGGACAGAAACCAACTATacaagaatatttctttttagtGGAGAACCTACTTACCTGGGAAATGAAACATCTATTTTTGGACCAAAAGGAAACAAGACTCTTGCTTTAgccataaaaaaattttattctccTTTCAAACCACATTTGTCAACTAAACAATTCCTATGGAGTCTCTTGCAGATTTTTGACTCGGTGATTATGCACAGGCAGTTCTACCTGttttataattttgaatattGGTTTCTACCTATGAGATTCCCATTTATTAAAATAACATACGAAGAAATCCCTTTACCTGCCAGACATAAGACACGCCCTGGTTCTTAA